One Streptomyces sp. P9-A2 DNA window includes the following coding sequences:
- a CDS encoding DUF6643 family protein, giving the protein MTSPRSTYGGGYYSASFPDTPIYDSLVAERGTPQIAPIRVPSVYDVPSSHLPALPSALPALPAAPSQPLYGYPQAQQPAPLQQAHAPYIPQQATTPRGYPGSQPQQPRPAAPGAGYEAMRPAAPRPAPAPYQDPYNNQQYRGY; this is encoded by the coding sequence ATGACCTCCCCCCGCTCCACTTATGGCGGCGGCTACTACTCCGCCTCCTTCCCGGACACCCCGATCTACGACTCCCTCGTGGCCGAGCGGGGCACCCCGCAGATCGCCCCGATCCGGGTCCCCTCCGTCTACGACGTGCCGAGCAGTCATCTGCCCGCGCTCCCGTCGGCGTTGCCCGCGCTCCCGGCGGCCCCCTCCCAGCCCCTCTACGGTTATCCGCAGGCGCAGCAGCCGGCCCCGCTCCAGCAGGCGCACGCGCCGTACATTCCGCAGCAGGCCACCACGCCGCGCGGTTACCCCGGGTCCCAGCCGCAGCAGCCGCGTCCGGCCGCTCCCGGCGCGGGCTACGAGGCCATGCGCCCCGCGGCCCCGCGCCCGGCGCCGGCTCCGTACCAGGACCCGTACAACAACCAGCAGTACCGCGGGTACTGA
- a CDS encoding glutamate racemase, whose protein sequence is MKIALMDSGIGLLAATAAVRHLRPDADLVLSLDPDGMPWGPRTPQDLTARALAVAEAAAAHRPDALIVGCNTATVHALTALRARLEPALPVVGTVPAIKPAAAGGGPLAIWATPATTGSPYQRNLIQDFAGGVDVVEVPCWGLAEAVERADESAIAAAVVAAAELTPDDVTTVVLGCTHYELVAEHIRAAVQRPGLPPLVLHGSAGAVAAQTMRRLGEQPAPEAPATGTLTVLLSGREGALPPPALAYAEGRLLQQVTPTG, encoded by the coding sequence GTGAAGATCGCGCTCATGGACTCCGGAATCGGCCTGCTGGCGGCCACCGCAGCGGTACGGCACCTCCGCCCCGACGCCGATCTCGTCCTCTCCCTCGACCCCGACGGCATGCCCTGGGGACCCAGGACCCCACAGGACCTCACCGCCCGCGCCCTCGCCGTCGCCGAAGCGGCTGCCGCGCACCGGCCCGACGCCCTGATTGTCGGCTGCAACACCGCGACCGTGCACGCGCTCACCGCCCTGCGCGCCCGCCTCGAACCGGCCCTGCCCGTCGTCGGCACCGTCCCGGCGATCAAACCGGCGGCGGCCGGAGGCGGACCGCTGGCGATCTGGGCGACTCCGGCCACGACCGGCAGCCCGTACCAGCGGAACCTCATACAGGACTTCGCCGGCGGCGTCGACGTCGTCGAGGTGCCGTGCTGGGGACTCGCGGAGGCCGTGGAACGCGCGGACGAGAGCGCGATCGCCGCCGCCGTCGTCGCCGCCGCCGAACTCACCCCGGACGATGTGACGACCGTCGTCCTGGGCTGCACCCATTACGAACTGGTCGCCGAACACATCCGGGCCGCCGTGCAGCGCCCCGGCCTGCCGCCGCTCGTCCTGCACGGCTCCGCCGGAGCGGTCGCCGCCCAGACCATGCGCCGCCTCGGTGAGCAACCCGCACCCGAGGCCCCGGCGACCGGCACCCTCACCGTGCTGCTGAGCGGCCGTGAGGGCGCGCTGCCCCCGCCCGCCCTCGCCTACGCGGAAGGCAGGCTTCTCCAGCAGGTCACCCCCACGGGGTGA
- a CDS encoding glycosyltransferase, translating to MSALVWTAVVSLVVWLWLLFGQGFFWRTDVRLPPRREPEPWPAVSVVVPARDEAAVLPVSLPSLLAQDYPGRAEVFLVDDGSTDGTGRLARELADRHGGLPLTVGSPGEPPAGWTGKLWAVRHGIGLARACAPEYLLLTDADIAHAPDSLRRLVAAARTGGFDVVSQMARLRVESVWERMVVPAFVYFFAQLYPFRRIGRNGSRTAAAAGGCVLLRAEAAERARIPDSIRQAVIDDVALARAVKAGGGRVWLGLADGVDSVRPYPRPADLRRMVSRCAYAQLRHSPVLLAGTVAGLGLVYLVPPVAVVAGLAAGDTPAVAAGAAAWLVMTGTYVPMLRYYRQPLWLAPLLPLTAFLYLLMTLDSAVQHYRGRGAAWKGRTYPRPGAVPDEG from the coding sequence GTGAGCGCCCTTGTGTGGACCGCCGTCGTGTCCCTCGTCGTCTGGCTGTGGCTGCTGTTCGGCCAGGGCTTCTTCTGGCGTACGGACGTCCGGCTCCCGCCCCGGCGGGAGCCGGAGCCGTGGCCGGCGGTGAGCGTGGTCGTCCCCGCGCGGGACGAGGCGGCGGTGCTGCCGGTGAGCCTGCCGTCGCTGCTCGCCCAGGACTATCCCGGGCGGGCGGAGGTCTTCCTCGTCGACGACGGCAGTACGGACGGCACCGGGCGGCTCGCGCGTGAACTGGCGGACCGGCACGGCGGGCTGCCGCTGACCGTGGGTTCGCCCGGTGAGCCGCCGGCCGGCTGGACCGGCAAGCTCTGGGCGGTGCGGCACGGCATCGGCCTGGCACGCGCGTGTGCGCCCGAGTACCTGCTGCTCACGGACGCCGACATCGCGCACGCGCCCGACAGTCTGCGGCGGCTGGTCGCGGCGGCCCGCACCGGAGGGTTCGACGTCGTCTCGCAGATGGCGCGGCTGCGTGTGGAGAGCGTCTGGGAGCGGATGGTCGTACCGGCGTTCGTGTACTTCTTCGCGCAGTTGTATCCGTTCCGCCGGATCGGGCGGAACGGATCGCGGACGGCCGCGGCGGCCGGGGGCTGTGTGCTGCTGCGCGCGGAGGCGGCCGAGCGGGCGCGGATCCCGGACTCCATCCGGCAGGCCGTCATCGACGACGTGGCGCTCGCGCGGGCGGTCAAGGCCGGCGGCGGCCGGGTCTGGCTGGGTCTGGCGGACGGGGTGGACAGTGTGCGCCCGTACCCGCGGCCGGCCGACCTGCGGCGCATGGTGTCGCGCTGCGCGTACGCGCAGTTGCGGCACAGTCCGGTGCTGCTGGCGGGTACGGTCGCGGGTCTTGGGCTGGTGTACCTGGTACCGCCGGTGGCGGTGGTCGCGGGACTGGCGGCGGGGGATACGCCGGCCGTGGCCGCCGGTGCGGCGGCCTGGCTGGTCATGACGGGGACGTACGTCCCGATGCTGCGCTATTACCGGCAGCCGTTGTGGCTCGCTCCCCTGTTGCCGCTCACCGCGTTCCTGTACCTCCTGATGACGCTCGATTCGGCGGTGCAGCACTACCGCGGGCGGGGGGCGGCCTGGAAGGGCCGCACCTACCCGCGTCCGGGCGCCGTGCCCGACGAGGGCTGA
- a CDS encoding Rv1733c family protein, which translates to MRVISGLWRWRHNPLCRPTDLAEGRLALMALLLVLVAAPLAGVLAGNATEDALQHAVREQHKARHQVRATVVRVLEPARPELDPEGSSGQALRTRVMARWTAPDGTGHQRPVLMRLKDPRPGGHFPLWTDGGGRTTARPMDTATATTHAVLAGFGAALLTAALIEGARRLTVRRMVRHRYAALDRAWDKAGPDWGRTGTGS; encoded by the coding sequence GTGCGGGTGATCAGCGGGCTCTGGCGCTGGCGGCACAATCCGCTGTGCCGCCCGACCGACCTGGCCGAGGGCCGGCTGGCGCTCATGGCGCTGCTGCTCGTCCTCGTCGCCGCTCCGCTCGCCGGTGTCCTCGCCGGGAACGCCACCGAGGACGCCCTTCAGCATGCCGTGCGCGAACAGCACAAGGCGCGACACCAGGTACGGGCCACGGTGGTGCGGGTTCTCGAGCCCGCCCGCCCGGAGCTCGACCCGGAGGGTTCGTCCGGCCAGGCCCTGCGCACCCGGGTCATGGCCCGCTGGACCGCCCCGGACGGCACCGGGCACCAACGCCCGGTGCTGATGCGTCTGAAGGACCCGCGCCCGGGCGGGCACTTCCCCCTGTGGACCGACGGCGGGGGCCGCACGACGGCCCGCCCGATGGACACCGCGACGGCGACGACGCACGCCGTGCTCGCGGGCTTCGGCGCGGCCCTGTTGACGGCGGCCCTGATCGAGGGCGCACGACGGCTGACGGTCCGGCGCATGGTCCGGCACCGGTACGCCGCCCTGGACCGGGCATGGGACAAAGCGGGCCCCGACTGGGGCAGGACCGGCACCGGAAGCTGA
- a CDS encoding MOSC domain-containing protein → MGNALLHSIHVHPVKAFRSLPLREVVVEPWGPTGDRRWMLIDDGGRVVTQRGHPRLALAAAELLPGGGLRLSAPGGAPVTVSVPAPGGRTERVEIFRDKIDVVPAEDDAVHAWCSAFLGADVRLVHLDEPATRRPVDPGFALPGETVSLADGYPLLLTTTASLDALNALVAGGAHAEEGPLPMNRFRPNLVVEGTNAWAEDTWSRVTVGEVSFRVAKPSGRCVVTTTDQHTAERGREPLHSLGRHRRFGDRLVFGQNLVPLAPGTVRVGDPVTVLA, encoded by the coding sequence ATGGGGAACGCGTTGCTGCACTCGATTCACGTACATCCGGTCAAGGCCTTCCGGAGCCTGCCTCTCCGGGAGGTCGTCGTGGAGCCCTGGGGGCCGACCGGAGACCGGCGCTGGATGCTGATCGACGACGGGGGGAGGGTCGTCACCCAACGCGGGCATCCGCGCCTCGCACTGGCCGCTGCCGAGTTGTTGCCCGGCGGCGGCCTACGGCTGTCCGCTCCCGGCGGGGCCCCGGTGACCGTGTCCGTGCCCGCGCCGGGCGGCCGCACCGAGCGGGTGGAGATCTTCCGCGACAAGATCGACGTGGTGCCGGCCGAGGACGACGCCGTGCACGCCTGGTGCAGCGCCTTCCTCGGCGCCGACGTACGTCTGGTGCACCTGGACGAGCCCGCCACGCGCCGGCCGGTCGATCCCGGGTTCGCCCTGCCGGGCGAGACGGTCAGCCTCGCCGACGGCTATCCCCTGCTGCTCACCACGACCGCGTCCCTCGACGCGCTCAACGCCCTGGTCGCCGGGGGTGCTCACGCGGAGGAAGGGCCCCTGCCCATGAACCGCTTCCGGCCGAACCTGGTCGTCGAGGGCACCAACGCCTGGGCCGAGGACACCTGGTCACGCGTCACGGTCGGCGAGGTCTCCTTCCGCGTCGCCAAGCCCAGCGGCCGGTGCGTGGTGACGACCACCGACCAGCACACCGCCGAGCGCGGCCGGGAACCCCTGCATTCGCTCGGCAGACACCGCCGGTTCGGCGACCGGCTGGTGTTCGGGCAGAACCTGGTGCCCCTCGCGCCCGGTACGGTCCGGGTCGGCGACCCGGTCACGGTCCTCGCCTGA
- a CDS encoding TerD family protein translates to MSKGSNTPVPTTALRVELGWRTGPGVPDADASALLLAGGKVRSDGDFVFYNQPAHSSGAVRHEGKRNAGGQVTDTVLVDLARVEPGIETVILAASSDGGTFGRIPGLYIEIKDAAQGTVAARFDSTDATSESAFVLGEFYRRQGAWKFRAVGQGYSSGLEGLATEYGITVDEPQHTVPASPATAPPAAPAPPVATPTPPVARPAAPPPSAASPAASPVRLTKVTLTKAAPSVSLTKQGGTSGALRVNLNWQVRKQFSGWAGKLGRPVAMHADLDLDLCALFELSDGSKGVVQALGNAYGALQRPPFIHLDGDDRTGAVDSGENLTISLDHQQYFRRILVFVTIYEGARSFADLHATVTLQPQHGAPIDFSLDECTVPSTVCALALITNTGGDLVVQREARYLVPERGVSPQRTVDRAYGWGMNWTPGRK, encoded by the coding sequence ATGTCGAAGGGGTCGAACACACCGGTGCCGACCACGGCACTCCGGGTGGAGCTGGGATGGCGCACCGGCCCCGGAGTCCCCGACGCGGACGCCTCCGCGCTCCTGCTGGCCGGCGGCAAGGTCCGCTCCGACGGCGACTTCGTCTTCTACAACCAGCCTGCCCACTCCTCCGGAGCCGTCCGGCACGAGGGCAAGCGGAACGCGGGCGGGCAGGTCACCGACACCGTCCTCGTCGACCTGGCGCGCGTGGAGCCCGGCATCGAGACGGTGATCCTCGCGGCCTCCTCCGACGGCGGCACCTTCGGCCGGATCCCGGGCCTGTACATCGAGATCAAGGACGCCGCGCAGGGCACCGTCGCGGCCCGCTTCGACAGCACGGACGCGACCAGCGAGAGCGCCTTCGTGCTCGGCGAGTTCTACCGCCGCCAGGGCGCCTGGAAGTTCCGCGCCGTCGGACAGGGCTACAGCAGCGGACTCGAGGGACTGGCCACCGAATACGGCATCACCGTGGACGAGCCGCAGCACACCGTTCCCGCCTCCCCGGCGACGGCTCCGCCGGCCGCCCCCGCACCCCCGGTCGCCACGCCGACGCCCCCGGTGGCCCGGCCGGCCGCCCCGCCCCCGTCTGCCGCGTCTCCCGCCGCGTCGCCGGTCCGGCTCACCAAGGTGACGCTCACCAAGGCCGCGCCCTCCGTCTCACTGACCAAACAAGGGGGAACCTCGGGCGCCCTCCGGGTGAACCTCAACTGGCAGGTGCGCAAACAGTTCTCCGGCTGGGCGGGCAAGCTGGGCCGTCCGGTCGCCATGCACGCCGACCTCGACCTCGACCTGTGCGCCCTGTTCGAACTCAGCGACGGCAGCAAGGGAGTCGTCCAGGCCCTCGGGAACGCGTACGGGGCACTGCAGCGGCCCCCCTTCATCCACCTCGACGGCGACGACCGCACCGGCGCCGTGGACTCCGGCGAGAACCTCACCATCAGCCTCGACCACCAGCAGTACTTCCGCCGCATCCTCGTCTTCGTCACCATCTACGAGGGCGCCCGCTCCTTCGCCGACCTGCACGCCACGGTCACGCTCCAGCCGCAGCACGGCGCCCCGATCGACTTCTCGCTCGACGAGTGCACCGTTCCCTCGACGGTGTGCGCCCTCGCCCTCATCACCAACACCGGCGGCGACCTCGTCGTCCAGCGCGAGGCCCGCTACCTGGTGCCCGAGCGGGGCGTCAGCCCGCAGCGCACCGTCGACCGCGCCTACGGCTGGGGAATGAACTGGACCCCCGGCCGCAAGTGA
- a CDS encoding right-handed parallel beta-helix repeat-containing protein produces MAQGTVQVTHTGTSRWRRRTGEYASLAAALEAAAEGDVLTVAPGTYRENLVVERAVTLRGPEGSPGSVRIAPLDGVPLTVRASAVVQDLHVEGQDAAAPALLVEDGTPELRDIRVVTRSAAGIEVRGGARPTVRRCTVDNPAGIGIAVLDDGGGVFEECEVVAAGQAGVAVRGGARPRFERCRVHHAAGSGLTATGENSALEAVGCEVYEVRGSGVQVTGRATAHLTDCDVHRTTGDGVTLDTDAVLTLADCRIHDIPENAVDLRSRSVLTMTRTTVRQFGRNGLSVWDPGTRVDAHQCEIFDSTGDYPAVWVSDGATAVLDSCRVHDVPDALFVLDRGSRVDVVDSDLSQVRNTAVSVSDGATAQLDDCRIREAATGAWFRDHGSGGTLNNCTLDGMQTGVIVTKGADPTVERCTIDSPAEAGVYVSAGGRGSFLDCRVTGSGGYGFHVIDGSRTTLRKCRTERCARGGYEFAESGAAPGTGGPVVEDCSSDESGSLASPSAPAPAVQTTEHSPGLLGTVPGQSAEPAPPGPAPGPEKELRPSRTVLGELDALVGLESVKREVRALTDMIEVGRRRQQAGLKAASVKRHLVFTGSPGTGKTTVARLYGEILASLDVLEKGHLVEVSRVDLVGEHIGSTAIRTQEAFEKARGGVLFIDEAYALSPEDSGRDFGKEAIDTLVKLMEDHRDAVVVIVAGYTAEMERFLSVNPGVASRFSRTITFGDYGAGELLRIVEQQAEEHEYRLAPGASEGLLKYFTEMPRGPAFGNGRTARQTFEAMVERHASRVAQLPEPNTDDLTLLFAEDLPELP; encoded by the coding sequence ATGGCACAGGGCACGGTCCAGGTGACGCACACCGGCACATCGCGGTGGCGGCGCCGCACAGGTGAGTACGCGTCGCTCGCCGCGGCCCTGGAGGCCGCGGCCGAAGGCGACGTCCTCACCGTCGCTCCGGGCACCTACCGGGAGAATCTCGTCGTGGAGCGGGCGGTGACCCTGCGCGGTCCCGAGGGCTCGCCCGGCTCGGTGCGCATCGCACCCCTGGACGGGGTTCCGCTGACCGTACGCGCTTCGGCGGTGGTCCAGGACCTGCACGTGGAGGGGCAGGACGCGGCGGCGCCCGCCCTGCTGGTCGAGGACGGCACCCCGGAACTGCGGGACATACGAGTGGTCACCCGGTCCGCGGCCGGCATCGAGGTGCGCGGCGGCGCCCGGCCGACGGTCCGCCGGTGCACGGTCGACAATCCGGCGGGGATCGGCATAGCCGTGCTCGACGACGGGGGCGGTGTGTTCGAGGAGTGCGAGGTCGTCGCCGCCGGGCAGGCGGGCGTCGCGGTACGCGGGGGCGCCCGTCCCCGCTTCGAGCGCTGCCGCGTGCACCATGCCGCCGGCTCGGGCCTGACCGCGACCGGGGAGAACTCGGCGCTCGAGGCGGTGGGCTGCGAGGTCTACGAGGTGCGGGGCAGCGGTGTCCAGGTGACCGGCCGGGCGACCGCGCACCTCACCGACTGCGATGTGCACCGCACCACCGGCGACGGGGTCACGCTCGACACCGACGCCGTGCTGACGCTGGCCGACTGCCGTATCCACGACATCCCGGAGAACGCGGTCGACCTGCGGTCCCGCTCCGTGCTCACCATGACCCGTACCACTGTGCGGCAGTTCGGCCGCAACGGCCTGTCGGTGTGGGACCCGGGCACCCGCGTGGACGCCCATCAGTGCGAGATCTTCGACAGCACCGGTGACTACCCGGCGGTGTGGGTGAGCGACGGCGCCACCGCCGTCCTGGACTCCTGCCGGGTGCACGACGTGCCGGACGCCCTGTTCGTCCTCGACCGCGGTTCGCGCGTGGACGTGGTCGACAGTGATCTGTCGCAGGTGCGCAACACCGCCGTGTCGGTGAGCGACGGCGCCACCGCCCAGCTCGACGACTGCCGGATCCGGGAGGCGGCCACGGGCGCCTGGTTCCGGGACCACGGCAGCGGCGGCACCCTCAACAACTGCACCCTGGACGGGATGCAGACCGGTGTGATCGTCACCAAGGGCGCCGACCCGACCGTGGAGCGCTGCACCATCGACTCCCCCGCCGAGGCCGGTGTCTACGTCTCGGCCGGCGGTCGCGGCAGCTTCCTCGATTGCCGGGTCACAGGCAGCGGAGGCTACGGCTTCCACGTGATAGACGGCAGCCGGACGACGCTGCGCAAGTGCCGCACGGAACGCTGCGCGCGCGGTGGGTACGAGTTCGCCGAGAGCGGCGCGGCTCCCGGCACGGGGGGCCCGGTGGTGGAGGACTGCAGCAGCGACGAGAGCGGCAGCCTCGCGTCACCGTCGGCACCGGCGCCTGCCGTGCAGACCACGGAGCACTCCCCCGGCCTCCTCGGCACCGTCCCCGGGCAGTCCGCCGAACCGGCCCCGCCCGGACCGGCCCCCGGGCCCGAGAAGGAGCTGCGCCCGTCGAGGACCGTGCTCGGCGAACTCGACGCGCTGGTGGGCCTGGAGAGCGTCAAGCGGGAGGTACGGGCCCTCACCGACATGATCGAGGTGGGCCGGCGCCGGCAGCAGGCGGGGCTGAAGGCCGCGTCCGTCAAGCGTCACCTGGTCTTCACGGGTTCCCCGGGCACCGGCAAGACCACGGTCGCGCGGCTGTACGGCGAGATCCTCGCCTCCCTCGACGTGCTGGAGAAGGGGCATCTGGTCGAGGTCTCGCGCGTCGATCTGGTCGGCGAGCACATCGGCTCGACGGCGATCCGTACCCAGGAGGCGTTCGAGAAGGCGCGCGGCGGTGTGCTGTTCATCGACGAGGCGTACGCGCTCTCCCCCGAGGACTCCGGGCGCGACTTCGGCAAGGAGGCCATCGACACGCTCGTGAAGCTGATGGAGGACCACCGGGACGCGGTCGTGGTGATCGTCGCGGGGTACACGGCCGAGATGGAGCGGTTCCTGTCCGTCAACCCGGGTGTGGCGTCCCGTTTCTCACGGACCATCACCTTCGGCGACTACGGGGCCGGTGAGCTGTTGCGGATCGTGGAGCAGCAGGCCGAGGAGCACGAGTACCGGCTGGCGCCGGGTGCCTCGGAAGGCCTGCTGAAGTACTTCACGGAGATGCCCAGGGGCCCCGCCTTCGGCAACGGCCGTACGGCGCGGCAGACGTTCGAGGCG